From the genome of Papaver somniferum cultivar HN1 chromosome 2, ASM357369v1, whole genome shotgun sequence, one region includes:
- the LOC113349185 gene encoding meiotic recombination protein SPO11-1-like isoform X1 translates to MEENRANSKPYSLLSKIKGLTRCLLKDICNGQSPVLYLDRYRNYCSNPTGNCSCSYEKQQGQDMLTLQRECHAHRLNVLLRVLLIVQKLLRENKHGSKRDIYYMYPSVFSEQAVVDRAINDICILFKCSRHNLNVVSVGKGLVMGWLRFFESGRRIDCMNSPNTAYSIPVHVEEVKDIISVAQYILIVEKETVFQRLADDQFCRANRCIVVTGRGYPDVSTRRFLRLLMEKLHLPAYCLVDCDPYGFDILTTYRFGSMQMAYDAKFLRLPDVRWLGAFPSDSENYQLPKRCLLPLTAEDKKKVEAMLLRCYLHQEAPQWRSELEIMLKTGVKFEIEALSVSSVSFLSEKYISSKVQNGVFI, encoded by the exons atggaggAAAATCGTGCGAATTCGAAACCCTATAGTCTACTCTCAAAGATCAAAG GGTTAACTCGATGTCTTCTTAAAGATATCTGTAATGGACAATCCCCAGTACTTTACTTAGATCGTTACAGGAATTATTGCTCAAATCCAACTGGAAATTG TAGTTGTAGCTACGAAAAGCAGCAAGGCCAAGATATGCTTACACTTCAAAGAGAATGTCATGCACATAGACTGA ATGTTTTGCTTAGGGTGCTACTGATTGTTCAGAAGTTGTTGCGAGAAAACAAACACGGGTCAAAGAGAGATATATATTACATGTATCCATCTGTATTTTCAG AGCAAGCAGTTGTAGACCGCGCCATCAATGACATATGCATTCTCTTCAAATGCAGTCGCCATAACCTGAATGTG GTGTCTGTTGGAAAAGG GTTGGTGATGGGCTGGTTAAGATTCTTCGAAAGTGGAAGGAGAATCGACTGCATGAATAGTCCTAACACT GCATACTCTATTCCTGTTCATGTTGAGGAAGTCAAAG ATATCATTAGTGTCGCGCAGTATATACTGATTGTAGAGAAGGAAACAG TATTCCAGCGGCTAGCAGATGATCAATTTTGTCGTGCAAATCGTTGTATCGTTGTCACG GGAAGAGGTTATCCTGACGTTTCTACTAGAAG GTTTTTGCGTCTTCTTATGGAGAAATTGCATCTGCCTGCATATTGCTTAGTGGATTGTGATCCTTATGGTTTTGACATCCTCACAACTTACCGGTTTGGTTCCATG CAAATGGCGTACGATGCAAAATTTCTACGATTGCCTGACGTACGATGGCTTGGGGCTTTTCCTTCCGACTCTGAGAATTATCAACTCCCGAAACGTTGTCTCCTTCCTCTAACAGCAGAAG ATAAGAAGAAAGTTGAAGCAATGTTGCTGAGATGCTACCTGCATCAAGAAGCGCCACAATGGAG GTCAGAACTAGAGATAATGTTGAAAACAGGAGTAAAATTTGAGATTGAAGCTTTGTCCGTATCATCAGTTTCTTTCTTGTCAGAGAAATACATATCATCTAAAGTTCAGAATGGGGTATTCATCTAA
- the LOC113349185 gene encoding meiotic recombination protein SPO11-1-like isoform X2: MLTLQRECHAHRLNVLLRVLLIVQKLLRENKHGSKRDIYYMYPSVFSEQAVVDRAINDICILFKCSRHNLNVVSVGKGLVMGWLRFFESGRRIDCMNSPNTAYSIPVHVEEVKDIISVAQYILIVEKETVFQRLADDQFCRANRCIVVTGRGYPDVSTRRFLRLLMEKLHLPAYCLVDCDPYGFDILTTYRFGSMQMAYDAKFLRLPDVRWLGAFPSDSENYQLPKRCLLPLTAEDKKKVEAMLLRCYLHQEAPQWRSELEIMLKTGVKFEIEALSVSSVSFLSEKYISSKVQNGVFI; this comes from the exons ATGCTTACACTTCAAAGAGAATGTCATGCACATAGACTGA ATGTTTTGCTTAGGGTGCTACTGATTGTTCAGAAGTTGTTGCGAGAAAACAAACACGGGTCAAAGAGAGATATATATTACATGTATCCATCTGTATTTTCAG AGCAAGCAGTTGTAGACCGCGCCATCAATGACATATGCATTCTCTTCAAATGCAGTCGCCATAACCTGAATGTG GTGTCTGTTGGAAAAGG GTTGGTGATGGGCTGGTTAAGATTCTTCGAAAGTGGAAGGAGAATCGACTGCATGAATAGTCCTAACACT GCATACTCTATTCCTGTTCATGTTGAGGAAGTCAAAG ATATCATTAGTGTCGCGCAGTATATACTGATTGTAGAGAAGGAAACAG TATTCCAGCGGCTAGCAGATGATCAATTTTGTCGTGCAAATCGTTGTATCGTTGTCACG GGAAGAGGTTATCCTGACGTTTCTACTAGAAG GTTTTTGCGTCTTCTTATGGAGAAATTGCATCTGCCTGCATATTGCTTAGTGGATTGTGATCCTTATGGTTTTGACATCCTCACAACTTACCGGTTTGGTTCCATG CAAATGGCGTACGATGCAAAATTTCTACGATTGCCTGACGTACGATGGCTTGGGGCTTTTCCTTCCGACTCTGAGAATTATCAACTCCCGAAACGTTGTCTCCTTCCTCTAACAGCAGAAG ATAAGAAGAAAGTTGAAGCAATGTTGCTGAGATGCTACCTGCATCAAGAAGCGCCACAATGGAG GTCAGAACTAGAGATAATGTTGAAAACAGGAGTAAAATTTGAGATTGAAGCTTTGTCCGTATCATCAGTTTCTTTCTTGTCAGAGAAATACATATCATCTAAAGTTCAGAATGGGGTATTCATCTAA
- the LOC113349186 gene encoding uncharacterized protein LOC113349186, with the protein MQEIEEANCPSFSSYSSSTTSVEDTAAKVIEEGFGFYPDGDNTNGEEENGDKDDFEFASVNFTDTTNPIFPVFNQDIATFEDDGTHSHNSSCPRLRLQRLFVEEFSSSTSSSSSSSTETDVDCIWEPKTFTTSPDRTYCPDKKSKSMGNSGNKLKSFKIRDLIHRSNSDQNKMYVYLANQASPLPSTNKGTKEDAKKMNRKLSAKKVSGNISTTAENEMVSASRSPRREGDKRRSFLQRDLIGFFGFYRKVYPFA; encoded by the coding sequence ATGCAAGAGATTGAAGAAGCCAATTGTCCTAGTTTCAGCAGTTATTCATCGTCGACAACCAGTGTTGAAGATACTGCAGCTAAAGTCATTGAGGAAGGATTCGGATTTTACCCGGACGGCGACAACACAaacggagaagaagaaaatggcgACAAGGATGATTTCGAATTCGCTTCGGTGAATTTTACAGATACTACTAATCCCATTTTCCCCGTTTTCAATCAAGATATTGCCACCTTCGAAGATGATGGTACTCACAGTCACAACTCGTCTTGTCCTCGGCTTCGGTTACAGAGGCTCTTTGTAGAAGAGTTCTCATCATCGACATCgtcgtcttcttcttcgtcaacTGAAACTGATGTCGATTGCATTTGGGAACCCAAAACTTTTACGACATCCCCTGATCGTACGTACTGTCCTGATAAGAAGAGTAAATCCATGGGAAATAGTGGTAACAAGCTTAAAAGTTTTAAGATCAGAGATTTGATTCATCGGAGTAATAGTGATCAGAATAAGATGTACGTCTACTTAGCAAATCAGGCTAGCCCGTTGCCAAGTACTAATAAGGGAACGAAAGAAGATGCAAAAAAGATGAATAGAAAATTGTCGGCGAAGAAAGTAAGTGGTAATATTAGTACAACTGCCGAAAATGAAATGGTGTCGGCGTCAAGGTCCCCGCGTAGAGAAGGAGATAAACGTCGATCATTTTTACAACGAGATTTAATTGGTTTTTTTGGGTTCTATAGGAAAGTCTATCCTTTTGCTTAA